From the Candidatus Atribacteria bacterium ADurb.Bin276 genome, the window TCCTCCGAGCTGATTTCCAACTCCCATTGGGCGTGAGGAGAGTCGCTTTCCCAGGGAGATTCAACGCTCACCAAGTAAGGAACACTTCTCCCCCAAACATTTAAAGCCGAATCGGTATATCCCCCGCTCTCGGAATGGAAACAAACTCCTGCTGGTTGATTCTGGTAAGTAAGGATTAAACCTTTTATAGAATCTATCAGTTTATTGGTAATAGGATCTTCAGCATTTACTCCCCCATATACCTGACAGTGTGATGAAGCACAAAAATCGCAACCTTGATCACGGTGACGACTTAAGTTTTTTACTGCATAGGTTCGGGCCGCAACAATCTGAGCTTTTACGGCTTCTTCAGGCCAATGTGGGTTTATTTCCATCTTAATCGTTCCTCGAATATAATCATCTAAATAAAGATGATTAATGACAATCAAATGTCCCTGTATATTTTTTAAAGTCAAAGACCCTCGATAGGGACGGTTATTCACCAGGATAAAACCCTTTCCCTGGGTCGTTACCCGGAAAGAAGAAGATACTATTTGTCTCTCTTCCCAAAACACTTTGGTCTTACTGGCAATAATAGATAGCTGCTCCTGGGCTGTTATCGAATAAACTTTTTTATCGATTTGAACTTTTAATCCAGCGGTAGAAGAAAGAATAACATCGGATTTACCATTGACAATACAAACTGTCACAATAAAATCATTTTGGGCCGAAATAGCTTCACCAAAAAAGAAAAATAAAAAAAATAAAAACATCAAGGGAATAACTATTTTCTTTTTATCCATCATGCCTTACCGCCTAAATATTGAGAAAATGAGTGTTAATATGATACTGATAACTATACAGGTCACCCAGGGGAAATAAAAGGTAACATTTCCTTTTTTCACAACAATGTCACCTGGAAGTCTTCCTAAATGTTGAAGAATTGGTATTTTTGGCAGAAACACCATAACCAAACCGATTATAATCAATACAACTCCAATAATTATAATGGTTTTTGCCCAAAGAGATATTTCCATAAACGCTTTTTGTCTCCTTCCCATAGACTGAAAATGCAACCACAATATTTTTGTCGATAAAGGTTCAATTCAACCGATCGATCTCGGCTGTTTCGATATAAGGGTTGGAAGTTCCTTTTTAAAAAAACCATATCGTTATTATGAGCTATTTGTTCACCGACCAGAAATATTTTTTCCTGATTCTGATAAGGGCTGATGGTGAGAGTGGTAGCAAAATGCTGGAAAGAGTTCCTTTTCCCCCATTCCGCCACCTTTTTTAATCGTAATCGGTAGCAGCCACTGCAACGATTGATTTCTGAGGAAATTGATTGAAAATAATCTGCCGGTTGGTAAGGAAAGGGAGTTAGTCCTTTCTGACCGGTCATTTCCAAATAACGGTAAAAACTTTCCATTCTCCGACAATATTCATCATAGGGGTGGATATTGGGATTATAAAAAAGAAAGGTGACCTCCCATCCCTCTTTCTCAAGTTCTGCCTGGATTCCTGCTGCACATGGCCCGCAGCAGGTATGGAGAAGAAGCTGCGGTTTATTCATAATAGCTTTTTCCCTTTAATATATTGATGGCCTTGAGGAGTAATCATCCTTCCTCGAGGGGTACGAATCAATAATCCAACCTTAATTAAGAAAGGTTCATAGACCTCTTCGACTGTAGCGGCATCTTCACCTAACATCATTGCTAAGTTGTTAATACCCACCGGCCCTCCATGATAGTGTTCCAATAAAATCTTCAATAAATTTCGATCCATGCGGTTAAGACCCATATCATCAATTTCAAGACATTCTAAGGCGTCTCTTACCAACTCTTTATCAATTGCTGATTTTCCGTAGTATTGAGCAAAATCCCTAACTCTCTTTAAAATTCGGTTGGCTATTCGTGGTGTCCCACGAGATCTTCGAGCTACTTCTTCTGAGGCATCTTGATCAATCGGAATATTCATAACTGCTGATGAACGAAGAACAATAGCCGATAAATCACCTTGATTGTAAAAATCGAGTTTTTCAATGATACCAAACCGATTTCGTAAGGGCGCACTTAAAAGGCTGATGCGGGTCGTTGCTCCAATGAGTGTGAATGGAGGTAAACTAATTCTTACGCTCCTTGCACCTGGTCCTTTTCCGATTAAAATATCCAGAGCAAAATCTTCCATGGCACTGTAGAGAATCTCCTCACAAACTCTGGGGAGTCGATGGACTTCATCGATAAATAAAATATCTCGATCTGATACTGTAGTTAGAATTGAGGCAACATCTCCTGAGCGGGTTAAACTAGGACCGGATAAATAGCGAATCGCGGCATTCATTTCGTTGGCTATAATTGATGCTAAAGTCGTTTTTCCTAAACCTGGAGGTCCATAAAGAATAACGTGGTCTAAAGACTCATCTCGAGCTAATGAAGCTTGAATAAAAACGTTGAGATTCGCCCTTACTTTATCCTGACCGATAAACTCGTTCAGTCTTTTGGGTCGTAATGATATATCATCATCGGTATCCCTTAAAAAAGGGATAAAATCTTTTTGCTTTGGAGCATCGTTCATTTCAAACCACCTATTTTACCCAATGCCTTTTTTAAAAGAATCTCAGTATCGTCAAATAGAGCCTGGTCCTCTTGCCAAAGAATATTTAAAACACCCTCAACTTCACCAGCAGTATATCCCAAACCAGAAAGAGCTGTTTTAACTTCTTTCCAGGTTTTAGTTACCTTCGGCGCATCAGTGGTGACAAAGCCAACTTTATCCAAACGAGGCTTTAATTCTAATAGAAGCCTTTTAACTGTTTTCGAAGAGAGATTAATTCGAGAAGAAAGATAGTCAACGTTTTCAGCGATTATAAGGTCGGTAAATTCTTTCCAGTGAATTCGGGAAAGAATTTTAAAGGCAGTTTTATGGCCAATACCTTTGACTCCACAAATTAGATCGAAGGTTTCTCTTTCTTTAGGATCTTCAAATCCATAGTAAAAAAACTCACCGTCTTCGCGAAAATAAAAACGAATAAACAGTTTTTTTTGTTCTTCAATTTTTCCCGAAGAAATAAAGGGGGTCACTTTAATCCGAAAGCCATACCAGTCGGTTTCAAGTATCCATTCATCATTTTCAATTGCTGCAACCGTTCCTCGAATTGAATCAAACATAGGAATAATTGATTTCAGACTGGAAAGCATGACAAATAGCTACTGCTAAAGCATCAGCGACATCATCGGGAGTCAATTTTACCTCTTGTATATTAAGTATCGTTTTCACCATATAGATTACCTGATCCTTTTTTGCTCTCCCATATCCGACCACCGATTGCTTGACCTGAAGGGGAGTATATTCAAAAACTGGAATAGATTGCATGGCAGCATTCAACAAGATCACTCCCCGGGCCTCACCAACAGAAATAGCGGTCTTGGAATTTTTATTAAAAAAAATCTCCTCAACCGCTACCTCGGCAGGATGATAATTATTTATTAATTGGCTAATTTCCTGGTAAATTATAAATAATCTTTCCGAGAGTGGAAGCTCTTTTTTGGTAACAATTACACCGTATTTAACAGCTTTAACTACTCCGCTTCCTTTTCTTTTTGCTATAATTCCATATCCGGTTGTTGCTGTACCCGGATCAATTCCTAAGACTATTTTTTCCTGAGATGACATCAGGAGTTACTACTCCAACGACTCTAGTAACTCATCAGAAATCTCAAAATTGGAAAATACTTCTTGTACATCATCCAATTCTTCTAAGCTGTCTATAAGGTTAAGAGTCTGTTGGGCTTGTTTACCTTCCAAATGAACAGTAGTTTTTGGCACCATGGTAATTTCAGCATTGGAATAGACCATCTTATTATCATCAATTAAAGCTTTAATCCGATCAAAATCTCCCGGCGAAGTAACAATATCAATGGTCGTATCGAAGGTTTGTATGTCCTCCGCACCAGCATCTATAGCTAACATAGTTAACTCATCTTCATCTACGATTCCTTTATCAAATGAAATTAAGCCTTTTCTTTCAAAAATCCAAGCAACTGAACCATTTTCCCCTAAATTTCCACCTAACTTACTAAATAAATGTCGTACCTCAGCGGTGGTTCGATTCCGGTTGTCAGTCGTTGCATCAACCATCACCGCCACTCCTCCGGGTCCGTATCCTTCATAGGTTACTTCTTCAATTGATACTCCTTCCAGTTCTCCAGTTCCTTTTTTAATTGCCTTTTCAATATTGTCTGCAGGCATATTAATTTCACGAGCTTTTAATATTGCATCTCTAAGACGATGATTATTATCTGGGTTTCCTCCACCCTGTCTTGCTGCTACAGTTATTAACCGAATCAATTTGCTAAAGGCTTTTCCACGAGCTGCATCGGTTTTCCCTTTTTTATGTTTGATAGATGCCCACTTTGAATGTCCAGACATAGGTTTCCCCCTTCACAAAAAGTCTCAACATATTCTACCATATAAGTTTCTTGTAGTTCTACCCTTTGATTTCAGGAATGAGTCATTATTACTCATTTCATCATCTTTCGAAATTATTTTTTAAATCGTATTGATCTTTTCAGACTCCTTAGATGTCCTTCTGATTGTTTTTCTTTTCAA encodes:
- the ruvA gene encoding Holliday junction ATP-dependent DNA helicase RuvA produces the protein MLSSLKSIIPMFDSIRGTVAAIENDEWILETDWYGFRIKVTPFISSGKIEEQKKLFIRFYFREDGEFFYYGFEDPKERETFDLICGVKGIGHKTAFKILSRIHWKEFTDLIIAENVDYLSSRINLSSKTVKRLLLELKPRLDKVGFVTTDAPKVTKTWKEVKTALSGLGYTAGEVEGVLNILWQEDQALFDDTEILLKKALGKIGGLK
- the lytB gene encoding Amidase enhancer precursor, translated to MMDKKKIVIPLMFLFFLFFFFGEAISAQNDFIVTVCIVNGKSDVILSSTAGLKVQIDKKVYSITAQEQLSIIASKTKVFWEERQIVSSSFRVTTQGKGFILVNNRPYRGSLTLKNIQGHLIVINHLYLDDYIRGTIKMEINPHWPEEAVKAQIVAARTYAVKNLSRHRDQGCDFCASSHCQVYGGVNAEDPITNKLIDSIKGLILTYQNQPAGVCFHSESGGYTDSALNVWGRSVPYLVSVESPWESDSPHAQWELEISSEELARSLQRAGFIQGSIVDVQVQPNSGSHRVREFLIQTTLKRYRIPASKVREALGYDRLPSTYFELTPINKTMLPSRPTPKPKATPLPSTPISGNPGSDDKDPGYREMLDKDWNLDDILTFLSLREQERQKSNSRKINQPSPSNPVEEFEEKEALEIPDNPQTTYRTHSVYLFKGKGYGHGVGLSQWGARGMAMKGYSYQDILFHYFPGCEIKKARFK
- a CDS encoding putative transcriptional regulatory protein, encoding MSGHSKWASIKHKKGKTDAARGKAFSKLIRLITVAARQGGGNPDNNHRLRDAILKAREINMPADNIEKAIKKGTGELEGVSIEEVTYEGYGPGGVAVMVDATTDNRNRTTAEVRHLFSKLGGNLGENGSVAWIFERKGLISFDKGIVDEDELTMLAIDAGAEDIQTFDTTIDIVTSPGDFDRIKALIDDNKMVYSNAEITMVPKTTVHLEGKQAQQTLNLIDSLEELDDVQEVFSNFEISDELLESLE
- the ruvC gene encoding Crossover junction endodeoxyribonuclease RuvC codes for the protein MSSQEKIVLGIDPGTATTGYGIIAKRKGSGVVKAVKYGVIVTKKELPLSERLFIIYQEISQLINNYHPAEVAVEEIFFNKNSKTAISVGEARGVILLNAAMQSIPVFEYTPLQVKQSVVGYGRAKKDQVIYMVKTILNIQEVKLTPDDVADALAVAICHAFQSEINYSYV
- the ruvB gene encoding Holliday junction ATP-dependent DNA helicase RuvB, translating into MNDAPKQKDFIPFLRDTDDDISLRPKRLNEFIGQDKVRANLNVFIQASLARDESLDHVILYGPPGLGKTTLASIIANEMNAAIRYLSGPSLTRSGDVASILTTVSDRDILFIDEVHRLPRVCEEILYSAMEDFALDILIGKGPGARSVRISLPPFTLIGATTRISLLSAPLRNRFGIIEKLDFYNQGDLSAIVLRSSAVMNIPIDQDASEEVARRSRGTPRIANRILKRVRDFAQYYGKSAIDKELVRDALECLEIDDMGLNRMDRNLLKILLEHYHGGPVGINNLAMMLGEDAATVEEVYEPFLIKVGLLIRTPRGRMITPQGHQYIKGKKLL